Proteins encoded by one window of Cylindrospermum stagnale PCC 7417:
- a CDS encoding sensor histidine kinase: MSKKEKKVKKSKKVKKSKKLLISNLNLQLESTLQELPLWQIQIEIERPGNDLTILFEQEPLLPGIILTKEQDFVGMISRQKFFQHMSSPYSLALFSMRPIENLYNSIEPEIFILPEDMLIVEATQVALLRSPQLFYEPIIVETKSRKHRLIDFHELLLSYSQIYVLTLTQLQKVEEQSKAASAGFRDLQQNYARLVQNEKMAALGQLIAGIAHEINNPVNFITGNIVHAINYSQNLIELNGLYQKHYPDPVSEIKKFTDQIELEFLIGDFPNLLASIKIGCDRIQEIILSLRNFSRLDESEKKTVDIHAGIESTLLILQSRLKNHQKNQESITIIKEYKHLPLVECYPGLLNQVFMNIMANAIDALSESSEFSVLNCESTSLTQNSPAICIRTELTDDNEVIIRIADNGPGIPESVQKQLFDPFFTTKPIGKGTGLGLSISYQIVVEKHGGELHCVSVPGKGTEFIIKIPI; this comes from the coding sequence ATGTCAAAAAAAGAAAAGAAAGTAAAGAAATCAAAAAAAGTAAAGAAATCAAAAAAGTTATTAATTTCTAATTTGAACTTGCAATTAGAGTCAACTTTGCAAGAATTACCACTTTGGCAGATTCAAATTGAGATAGAACGCCCAGGAAATGACTTGACCATACTGTTTGAACAAGAGCCTTTACTACCAGGAATTATCTTGACAAAAGAACAGGACTTTGTGGGGATGATTTCACGGCAGAAATTTTTTCAGCATATGAGTAGTCCCTATAGCTTGGCACTATTTTCTATGCGACCTATTGAAAATCTTTATAACAGTATCGAGCCAGAAATATTTATACTTCCTGAGGATATGCTAATTGTGGAAGCTACTCAGGTAGCATTGCTGCGATCGCCCCAACTGTTCTATGAACCAATTATCGTGGAAACTAAGTCTCGAAAACATAGGCTAATTGATTTCCATGAGTTACTCCTGTCCTACTCCCAAATTTATGTTTTAACACTAACTCAGCTACAGAAGGTAGAAGAACAATCTAAAGCAGCCAGCGCCGGTTTTCGTGACCTTCAACAAAACTATGCCCGATTAGTACAGAATGAGAAAATGGCAGCCTTAGGTCAGCTAATTGCAGGCATTGCACATGAAATTAACAACCCTGTAAATTTTATTACTGGTAATATTGTTCATGCTATCAATTACAGTCAGAACCTAATTGAACTCAATGGGCTGTACCAAAAGCATTATCCCGATCCAGTATCAGAAATTAAAAAATTTACAGATCAAATTGAACTAGAGTTTTTAATCGGTGACTTTCCCAATCTCCTAGCTTCTATAAAAATTGGCTGCGATCGCATTCAGGAAATCATCCTCTCCTTGCGAAATTTCTCTCGTCTTGATGAATCTGAGAAAAAAACAGTTGACATCCATGCAGGTATTGAAAGTACCTTGCTAATTTTACAAAGCCGCCTCAAAAATCACCAAAAAAATCAAGAAAGCATCACTATCATTAAAGAATATAAACACCTCCCCCTAGTAGAGTGCTACCCTGGCCTACTCAATCAGGTGTTTATGAATATTATGGCAAATGCTATTGATGCTCTCTCTGAGTCTTCTGAGTTCTCAGTTTTGAATTGTGAGTCAACTTCTTTAACTCAAAACTCTCCCGCAATTTGCATTCGTACTGAACTCACTGATGACAACGAAGTAATTATTCGGATTGCAGATAATGGACCGGGAATTCCAGAGAGTGTACAAAAGCAATTATTTGACCCATTCTTTACCACCAAACCCATCGGGAAAGGAACTGGCTTGGGATTATCTATCAGCTATCAAATTGTTGTAGAAAAACACGGTGGAGAACTTCACTGCGTATCTGTTCCCGGAAAAGGAACTGAATTCATCATTAAAATTCCCATATGA
- a CDS encoding glycosyl hydrolase family 18 protein, translated as MAYKIVGYYENWAQYSRGFFPRDIDPSLFTHINFAFGFFGFRSRSLTNPQPPYLTGNYKIEPVEWNDQTQLYPELQALKQSNPELKTLLSIGGWSFNDPANADIGAISLHLFSEMVSSSDKRQEFISSAIDYAHQYGFDGIDLDWEYPGDLTRGGTEEDFANFVTLLQEFRQAINSDSRQPKLLLTIAAAAIVPSGVSAQWHSNPQSYFEWLAECTNHLDWVNIMAYDYHGAFDVPAITAVQAPLRQDSNPDTNFSVKNTVENYLNGGVPSEKIVLGLPTYGRTFHVTVPLTQSDNGPGKPFNGGGTAGPKTQESGFLAYFEIKDNISSGSLIREWHEPTLTPYAYNSSTGDWVSYDDEESIEHKTNYLIEKDLAGAMIWAIGLDDFRNSEYPLIRKCKEILGNSKAFTITSGTGRKLEPAGTSQRNR; from the coding sequence ATGGCATACAAAATTGTTGGTTATTATGAAAATTGGGCACAATATTCAAGAGGGTTTTTCCCTAGAGACATTGATCCCTCATTATTTACCCATATCAACTTTGCCTTTGGGTTTTTTGGCTTTCGTAGTCGCAGTCTTACTAACCCACAACCACCATACTTGACTGGTAACTATAAAATCGAACCAGTTGAGTGGAACGATCAAACACAATTGTATCCAGAACTCCAAGCATTGAAACAAAGTAACCCTGAACTCAAGACGTTATTGTCAATTGGCGGATGGAGCTTTAACGATCCTGCAAATGCGGATATAGGCGCTATTTCACTTCATCTTTTTAGCGAAATGGTAAGTTCTAGCGATAAAAGGCAAGAATTTATCTCCTCTGCTATCGACTACGCCCACCAATACGGGTTTGATGGAATTGACCTTGACTGGGAATATCCTGGAGACCTTACCAGAGGAGGAACGGAGGAAGATTTCGCTAATTTTGTCACCCTTCTTCAAGAATTCCGTCAAGCAATTAATAGTGATTCGAGGCAACCAAAACTTCTTTTAACAATAGCAGCAGCCGCTATTGTTCCATCAGGAGTATCAGCTCAATGGCATAGTAATCCTCAAAGTTACTTTGAATGGCTTGCTGAGTGTACAAATCACTTAGACTGGGTAAACATAATGGCGTATGATTATCATGGTGCATTCGATGTTCCTGCAATTACCGCAGTTCAAGCGCCGCTACGACAAGATTCTAATCCCGATACTAATTTTTCTGTCAAAAACACTGTTGAAAATTACCTAAACGGTGGAGTTCCATCTGAAAAAATTGTGCTGGGTCTGCCAACTTACGGTCGGACTTTTCATGTTACCGTTCCACTTACTCAGAGTGATAATGGCCCAGGAAAGCCTTTTAATGGAGGGGGTACTGCAGGCCCGAAAACACAAGAATCAGGATTTCTTGCCTATTTTGAAATTAAGGATAATATTTCAAGTGGTAGTTTGATCAGAGAGTGGCATGAACCAACCCTGACTCCCTATGCCTACAACAGCAGTACAGGTGACTGGGTTTCTTACGACGATGAAGAATCAATTGAGCATAAAACTAATTACTTAATTGAGAAAGATTTGGCAGGCGCAATGATTTGGGCAATCGGTCTAGACGATTTTAGGAATAGTGAGTATCCTCTAATTAGAAAATGCAAAGAAATTTTGGGTAACTCAAAAGCCTTTACTATTACATCGGGGACAGGTCGTAAACTAGAACCAGCAGGCACATCCCAAAGAAACAGGTAA
- a CDS encoding serine/threonine-protein kinase: protein MSYCLNPTCLNPENLAQSQRCQSCGSQLLLRDRYRVIEPLGQGGFGATFLANDQVLPGEPSCVIKQLRPSGTAPHILQMARELFEREAKTLGKIGNHPQIPRLLDYFEEQEQFYLVQEYISGSTLQQEVKQHGNYSEAGVKQFLSEIMPLLQYIHELKVIHRDIKPANLIRRDQDARMVLIDFGAVKNQVSQGANQSGQTALTAYAIGTPGFAPPEQMAMRPVYASDIYAVGVTCIYLLTGKTPKDLEYNPTTGEMMWEQMVHVSEHLSNVLRKMLEVSVRNRYRSAEEVLRALEIEPYLESLAKGLLVKSDTPVKEPPNNRLENSAILWNHPTPTPTSGTNTSASVAQVAAAIRARRAKAAEAAGLQATGMHQKSAIAKSTTLPNSNSNGNGSQTQTSKVERKLDTQGLLTAYLKGRRDFALHNLNLLNLSGADLSETNFHSAQLQKTNLQGANLQNSDFGRASLTRANLKDANLNKAYFNHTDLEGADLRGADLSYAYLSNANLRGANLCGANLTGAKVSDEQLALAKTNWMTIRPNGKRGLL, encoded by the coding sequence ATGAGCTACTGCTTAAACCCTACCTGTCTTAATCCAGAAAATTTGGCACAAAGCCAAAGGTGCCAATCTTGTGGCTCGCAACTACTATTGCGCGATCGCTATCGGGTAATCGAACCATTAGGTCAGGGTGGCTTTGGAGCAACCTTCTTAGCCAATGATCAAGTTTTACCAGGAGAACCGAGTTGTGTGATCAAGCAACTACGTCCCTCTGGAACTGCCCCTCATATTTTGCAGATGGCGCGGGAACTATTTGAGAGAGAAGCCAAAACCCTCGGTAAAATTGGCAATCATCCCCAAATACCAAGGTTGCTAGATTATTTTGAAGAACAGGAACAATTTTACTTAGTTCAGGAATACATCAGCGGTTCAACCCTCCAGCAGGAGGTAAAACAACATGGCAATTATAGCGAAGCTGGGGTGAAGCAATTCTTAAGCGAGATCATGCCATTGCTGCAATACATCCACGAGCTAAAGGTGATTCACCGTGATATCAAACCAGCTAACTTGATTCGCCGCGATCAAGACGCCAGAATGGTACTCATCGACTTTGGCGCCGTTAAAAACCAAGTTAGTCAAGGTGCGAACCAATCGGGACAGACAGCATTAACTGCCTATGCGATCGGCACTCCTGGTTTTGCGCCTCCAGAGCAAATGGCTATGCGTCCAGTCTATGCCAGCGATATCTACGCAGTGGGGGTGACATGCATTTATCTCCTGACTGGCAAAACTCCTAAAGATTTGGAATACAATCCCACAACGGGTGAAATGATGTGGGAGCAGATGGTGCATGTGAGTGAGCACCTGAGCAACGTGTTGAGAAAAATGTTGGAGGTGTCAGTACGCAATCGCTATCGTTCTGCCGAAGAAGTACTTAGGGCCTTAGAAATAGAACCATACCTCGAAAGTTTGGCCAAGGGTTTGCTAGTTAAATCTGATACTCCTGTTAAAGAGCCACCTAACAACCGCCTGGAAAATTCGGCTATCTTATGGAATCACCCTACACCTACACCCACATCTGGGACTAATACCAGTGCCAGCGTGGCCCAGGTAGCAGCAGCAATTCGAGCCAGAAGAGCCAAGGCAGCAGAAGCAGCTGGATTGCAAGCAACGGGAATGCACCAGAAATCTGCGATCGCCAAATCTACAACTTTACCTAACAGCAACAGCAACGGTAATGGTTCACAAACTCAAACCTCTAAAGTTGAACGTAAATTAGATACCCAAGGTCTACTCACAGCCTATCTGAAAGGCAGACGGGATTTTGCCCTACACAATTTAAATTTACTAAACCTGTCAGGTGCTGACCTATCAGAAACCAATTTCCATTCCGCTCAATTGCAGAAAACTAATCTCCAAGGAGCTAATCTCCAGAATAGCGACTTTGGCAGAGCTAGTCTCACTAGAGCAAATCTCAAGGATGCTAATTTGAATAAAGCCTATTTCAACCATACTGATTTAGAAGGCGCAGACCTGCGAGGTGCAGACCTCAGCTACGCTTATCTCAGCAATGCCAATCTCCGGGGAGCTAATTTATGTGGTGCAAATCTTACTGGTGCCAAGGTTTCTGATGAGCAGCTAGCACTAGCTAAAACCAACTGGATGACAATACGCCCTAATGGTAAACGTGGTTTGCTATGA